From a single Cupriavidus taiwanensis LMG 19424 genomic region:
- the aroE gene encoding shikimate dehydrogenase, with protein sequence MTSTDPSQASADRYVVIGNPVAHSRSPSIHAAFARQTGEAVHYDRLEAPLDGFADTVRRFFADGGYGCNVTVPFKLEAYDLADRLTERAEAAGAVNTLWIEEGLIHGDNTDGIGLVRDIQDNLDTLIEGKRVLLLGAGGAAMGAMLPLIECRPSRIVVANRTASRASDMLEAFVEAADQYGVELWGGGLDALEGLSEDEAVDVVINASSSSLQGEVPPVPEFLLGEGVLAYDMMYGAEPTVFLQFAARCGARVSDGLGMLVEQAAEAFYIWRGVRPRTAPVLAELRAALQAERKV encoded by the coding sequence ATGACATCCACTGACCCTTCCCAAGCCAGCGCCGACCGCTATGTGGTGATCGGCAACCCGGTCGCGCACAGCCGTTCGCCGTCGATCCACGCCGCCTTCGCGCGCCAGACCGGCGAGGCCGTGCACTATGACCGCCTCGAGGCGCCGCTGGACGGGTTTGCCGACACCGTGCGCCGGTTCTTCGCCGACGGCGGCTACGGCTGCAACGTCACCGTGCCATTCAAGCTGGAGGCCTATGATCTGGCCGATCGCCTGACCGAGCGCGCCGAGGCTGCCGGCGCGGTCAATACGCTGTGGATCGAAGAGGGTTTGATCCATGGCGACAATACCGACGGCATCGGCCTGGTGCGCGATATCCAGGACAACCTCGACACCCTGATCGAAGGCAAGCGTGTGCTGCTGCTGGGCGCCGGCGGCGCGGCGATGGGCGCGATGCTGCCGCTGATCGAGTGCCGGCCGTCGCGCATCGTGGTGGCCAACCGCACCGCGTCGCGCGCCAGCGACATGCTCGAAGCGTTCGTCGAGGCGGCCGACCAGTATGGCGTCGAGCTGTGGGGCGGCGGCCTCGATGCGCTCGAGGGCCTGTCCGAGGACGAGGCCGTCGACGTGGTGATCAATGCCTCGTCCAGCAGCCTGCAGGGCGAAGTGCCGCCGGTGCCGGAGTTCCTGCTGGGCGAGGGCGTGCTGGCCTACGACATGATGTACGGCGCCGAGCCCACCGTGTTCCTGCAGTTCGCCGCACGCTGCGGCGCGCGCGTGAGCGACGGGCTGGGCATGCTGGTCGAGCAGGCCGCCGAGGCCTTCTATATCTGGCGCGGCGTGCGGCCCCGCACCGCGCCCGTGCTGGCCGAGCTGCGCGCCGCGCTGCAGGCCGAACGCAAGGTCTGA
- a CDS encoding energy transducer TonB: MNATLAASRPWWHARWHHSSMLARALAISVAVHALLLMVRVAAPEVFEIKRSDAALDVVLVNAKSAQKPRNPTALAQANLDGGGDHDLQRATTPLPAQTVTQEGDLVRQVQRRVEQLEQEQQRLLTQAREASPAVRNQPLKPGEKRQDTPQRGQDERTSSDEMARLEAEIGRNLEHYAKRPKRFQLTATSAQAVDYAQYYDRLRRKIEARGTTDFPQRNGKPLYGQLILVINVNRQGKLGYNRDGYNVDAIDVVKSSGDPALDRQAVAIVRAAAPFGAFTAEMASRQDILEVISTFKFSRSGLETRLQAR, from the coding sequence GTGAACGCCACTCTTGCCGCTTCCCGCCCCTGGTGGCATGCCAGGTGGCACCACAGCAGTATGCTGGCCCGGGCGCTGGCCATTTCCGTGGCCGTGCATGCGCTGCTGCTGATGGTGCGGGTGGCCGCGCCGGAGGTGTTCGAGATCAAGCGCAGCGATGCCGCGCTGGACGTGGTGCTGGTCAATGCCAAGTCGGCGCAGAAGCCGCGCAACCCGACCGCGCTGGCACAGGCCAATCTCGACGGCGGCGGCGACCATGACCTGCAGCGTGCCACCACGCCGTTGCCGGCGCAGACCGTGACGCAGGAGGGAGACCTGGTGCGCCAGGTGCAGCGCCGGGTCGAGCAGCTGGAGCAGGAGCAGCAGCGCCTGCTGACCCAGGCGCGCGAAGCCTCGCCGGCGGTGCGCAACCAGCCGCTCAAGCCGGGCGAGAAGCGCCAGGACACGCCGCAGCGCGGCCAGGACGAGCGCACCTCGAGCGACGAGATGGCCCGGCTCGAAGCCGAGATCGGCCGCAACCTGGAGCACTACGCCAAGCGGCCCAAGCGCTTCCAGCTGACCGCCACCAGCGCGCAGGCGGTCGACTACGCGCAGTACTACGACCGGCTGCGCCGCAAGATCGAGGCGCGTGGCACCACGGACTTCCCGCAACGCAACGGCAAGCCGCTCTACGGCCAGCTGATCCTCGTGATCAACGTCAACCGGCAGGGCAAGCTCGGCTACAACCGCGATGGCTATAACGTCGACGCCATCGACGTGGTCAAGAGCTCGGGCGATCCCGCGCTGGACCGCCAGGCGGTGGCGATCGTGCGCGCGGCCGCGCCGTTCGGCGCCTTTACCGCCGAGATGGCGTCGCGCCAGGACATCCTCGAAGTCATTTCCACTTTCAAGTTTTCGCGCAGCGGGCTGGAAACCCGCTTGCAGGCACGCTGA